The DNA sequence TAATTGCCATTACGGATGGAATCAAGATAACTGCCGCTATTCCAACACCAATTAAGTAATATCCCGTCATCTTAATAAAGTATATCACCACCCCTTTAAATCTAAACTTATTTTCATATACAAAATAACTAATAAATAAGTACAAGTATACAAATATCGAAGCTGAGAAAAAGATATAATAATTACTAATTGCCGTTAAAGCAACTGCCACAATAAACAGTAAACACTTCTTATGTTGTCTAATTCGATTAATTCCTAAAAAGATTAATGGAAGTAAATATAAAATATCTAGCCACATCGGATTACTAGTGTAATGAATGAAATAGGCATTAAACGCCCAACAAAGTGAAATCAAAATACAAATCCAGCGCTCTATCTTAAAATTTTTGAGTAAACTATACATTGCTACAACTGCTATTTGTTGCTTAATAATAAAGCTTACTACGAATAAATAAGGCATTAATTCTTTATTAGAAATTAGTGCTAATATAATCATAACTGGACTCAATAAATAATACGTCATCGAACCAAAAAAATTAGCCCCTACACCTTGTCTCCAAGTCCAAAAAAGCGATTCGTTATTTTGAACAATATTCGATAATTCATTATAAAAATGTAAATATTGATTAATTCCGTCAAATGATAATAAAAATTTATTTCCTAATAAAAAATTGAATAGTGTTAACATTTGAATGATTAATGTAATGAACATAGCATATAACATTGCTTCATCTCTCCTCATATTTCTAAATGATATTGGTTAAATCAAACGATAATTTTTAAAAATTGAAACCATGAGACTAAATAATTAAAAAAAATAGAAATCCTAATACTTACATACTAGAATTTCTAGAAACACTACATATCCCTTAAATATAATAAAATAAAAAATAATATTAAACGCCTCATGATTTTATTCCTCTACTTGTTCATTGATTATACTTTTCACAATATAAGCTGGACGTTGTTTTACTTCATTATAAATACGACCGATATATTCACCTATAATTCCTAAGAATATTAATTGAACGCCTCCTAGGAATAATAAAATACAGATTAAAGACGACCATCCCGCTGTATTATTTCCAAATAATAAAGTACTTATAAACGTATAAAGTAAAAAGAGAAATGCAATGAATGCAATAATAATACCTGTATACGTCGCTAATCTTAACGGAGTATTTGAAAAAGCAGTAATTCCTTCAATAGCATAGTTAACTAACTTCATGAAGTTCCATTTAGTTTCTCCTGCACTTCTATCAACATGTTCAAATTCTATACAAACCCCATCGTATCCAATCCATTGGAATAAACCTTTTGAAAAACGATTTGTTTCTTTTAATGAGATTAAATCATTTACTGCACGTTTACTTAACAAACGATAATCACGAGCACCATCAACAAACTCTACATGACTAATAGCATTAATAATTTTATAAAAAGCATTTGCAAAGAAGCTTCGAATAGGTGGTTCTCCATCTCTATTTTTTCGACGAGTCGAAATATTATCAAATCCTTGTTCCCAGTACTTAATCATCTTAGGTAATAATTCTGGCGGATCTTGTAAATCAACATCCATAACAACAGCCGCATCAGCTTCTTTTGAATATTCTAATCCTGCTAAAATTGCAGATTCTTTTCCAAAATTTCTAGAAAAATCTATTAAAGTCACAGACTTATCTTCTTCACGTAGCTTTAATACTTCATTAACGGTTTGATCTCTAGATCCATCATTAACATATACAATTTCAAAATAATAATCTAATGATGCTACTACTTTCCTTACTTCGTTATAAAAAGTTCTTACTGTTTCTTCTTCATTATAACAAGGAACTATAATCGATATCTTTTTAGCCATTAAGTTTCCCACCTTAAATCTAATATTGTCACTTATTTAATACAAGTTACATTCCCATGACCATCTGCATTAAGACATTATATGAATATACTCCTACACCTACAACAACTAAAAAAATACTACATAAATATCTTTTTTTATTCGTGAGACTCAAATTTTCTATTAATAATAAACTTGTAATAATTAACGAAAAATAAAAGAATATATATGTTCTTGTTGAAGATGCGTATAAAGTTGGCGAAAATCCCATAATAACTCTCGCTACAAAACCTGCACCTAAAATAATATAACTTAATAATGTCATCCATGAAAACCCAAAAATAATGTAAATTGAGAATAAAATACAGACAACTACAATTAATAAAAATAAAATCACCAAATATATCTTTAAAATATTAATATCATATTTATACACTAAAATACTATCTAATAATTCAGAGTACCAAGGAAACTGTTGTTGTAATAACATACTTCCCCATCCAAAAATCAGACAAGTGATAAATGGAACACCAGAAATCAATCGCTTATACATAACTTTACATTTATTCCATACATTAATCAATAAGATACCTGTGAAAACGCTCATTAAAATATTACTTCGTAAAAAGAAATGTGATAACGTATCTAAAACGCCTAATTGTATTTTCATTGTTGTACTTAACATTTCAAAATCAGGGAACCATGTCTTAATTTCACTCGTTAAGCGATTTGCATTACCAGGACATGTTAAAATAAATAGTAGTGATGCCACAGAAATTACAAATTGAATGATGATAAATTTAGACGTTTTCTTATTCATCAGGAGATAAATCACAAATAATAAATATACACCCGTTAAAATTGCTGCCATTTGCTCGACATTTGCTGCAATTAATAAAGCTAAGCAAGAAGTAATATATTCATAGGTTCGTATCTTTTCCCCGTAGATAATTTTACTCAAAGGGATTAGTGAATACATCCCAAATGCTAATGGCCATAAATAATTTAATGTCGTGGCAATCCATCCTGCTGAATACATATGAATGAATGGATAACATAAAAATAAAGCACACAAAATAGAATTTAGATATTTTTTATTGGTTCTAATAAAGATTTTTGAAATCGAAATTACTAATAACATAATCATAAAAATATCTATAACCCGCCACAAATTCTCATGTGGAGAGATTGAAACTAATGCTGCTTCAATAATGAGTCGTGAGGCCCATTGATGATATCTTCCATTTAAAAATTCAAATAGTCCTTGATTATCTAAAATAGCCGAGAAGAAAGTATCATCTCCGGTATTTCCACCGATATATAAATGTAAAAGGAACATTAACCCTAGTAAAATTACAAATGGTAAATATTCTGATTTGATAAAGAAAATAATGTTCTTACTTATTTTTTTAACCATAAAATTCTCCCTAATTAGATTTCAATCCATATATTCGTTGGATGTAATAATAAATTATCATTATTCATATATAAAACAACTACTTCATATCGTTTACCTTTAGTTAACTCATTTAAGTTAATTGAAGCCTCAAATCCACTATTTACATAATTACACCCATCTGACGCTCCAAATTGTTGAGCAATATCTTCCCTCTTAACCATGCTAGTTGGGAGTACTAAATAATCCTCAACCAGTTCTTCCTTTAACAATATATACGAATGAAAGAAATCAATGTTCTCTCCTTCTTTAAAAACAAATCCACTTAAAAATAAGCTTTCAGAATTAATAATCTTTTCTTCTTCTAAACTAAATATAATACTATCATAATCAATACTAAGCTTCTCTATAGAACTGGCTATAAATCTTGTAACATGATGATCTCTGTAATAGATGCCCCACGTTACAAGAAGACATAAAACTAATCCTATAATTAAAAAATAACTATCTTTAAACTTCTTCACTTCGTTTATCCACCCTATCTTTTTTCATTTAGACTCTGTTTTAAATAAGTTTTGATGATTGCACCCGCTAATTTTAAGCAATTGGTCGATAATTAAATTGTCTAAATCGTTGTTATCAGCAGGATTTGAGTTAACTATCAATATTCTTTTAAAACACAGTGTTCATTTAAAAAAGTATTTTACAATATAATATTTTATCATACACTACTATCTTTTTCAAATTTATCATTGTCTATTAATAGCTCAACTTTTGCACAACGAAAAGCCTAATCACCTCTTGATGTAATTAGATAAAGTTATCATCCAATTATCTAGTTGACCTTTAACACAAGCTGTGTTAATTGTAATTTCTCTTTCACCTTGACTAATAGTTTCTTGCACAATATTTAAAAGTCCTAAACATGACAATCTTGAAGCCTCTAATAATCTGCCTGAACAAGCGATGCGTCCATTAGCGATTGGTCGTAAAAACTGTCTCTTTTCAATCAGTATAAAAGGAGCTACTGCGAATGCGATAGCCTATACTATCATCCAAACCGCAAAATCTAATGGCGTCCTAGCACTGAACATAGTGAACCATCTATCGCTACTAATAAATGGCAATTATTCCATCGGAATATCTAAACTACTTATCCTAAAAAAACCAAATATGGACTTTATCAGAAATCCAGATATGCTAGTAGATTTTTTACCATGGAGAAAAACGTCCAAGAGATTTGTCAGTAACGATATAAAGTAATAGCTACCAACGGCTGTACCTTTAGTTCAAAGGATTAGTAGTTTTTTTGTACCCGTATTATTATTACGTACTTACGGAATAATAATCGGATTTTCTTTCATAAAAAGATGGATCTCCTTAATTTTGATAGCTCCAGTATAGCTCAAAATGAGGGATTGAAATAAACATGTTTATATTATTCTCTTACAAAAGACCTAAGTTCCTCCCTCACTTCTTAATCATAGGGTCTGTTTTAAAATTGAAACTATCAATCTTTATTAATGAAGTTTTTATTGATATTCAGCTAGATACACTTATTTTAAGTGAATATCAACTATCTTCTAAAACAGAACCTAATCATAAAAAATAAAACTCGTAGAAGCTACACACAAATACTGGTGTATTTCCTACGAGTCTTATAGTACTAAAAGACTACTTCATAAACTCACAAAAATTGTGAAACAGTCTTTCTTTATATTAGGCGATGAAGTTTAACATGTCTTGGATTGATTTTGATCCGAATGTTACTTTTTCATCGTTAACGATCATACATGGTACTGACATGACTTTATGTTTTGTTTTTAATTCTGGGAAGTTGGCGATGTCTAACATCTCAGCTTCTACGTTAGGGTTTTCGATGGCGATACGTTGTGCACCAACAACGACGTCTGGACATAAGTGGCATGATAATGAAACAGCTACTTTGATGTTAACTTTTTTATCAATCGCTTGAATCGCTTCTAAAACTGACGCATCTAAGGCTTGTCCTGGTCCAGCTAAGTTATAGATGGCTAATAAGAATGAGTTTAACTCATGTCCACCAGGTACCCCGTGGAATTTAACTCCAGCGTAGTTTCCATCTTTATCAATTAAAGCAACAACTGGGAATTTGTCAGCATTTACTTTTGCTTCTAATGCTGCATCTTCACCTTTTGTTTTAACAACGGCCTCTAATTTATCACCTAAGTTAGCGATATCGATGACTAAGTCACGTAATTCAATTGATTTCTCGTTTGTTGGATCAACAATTGTCACTAATGTCACGTTGTTTTCCATACGTCCAAGTACTGTTGCGATTTGTCCACGTAAGGCATCATTTAATAACGCAGAGCGTCCACCTTGTGCCACTTGTTGTGCTTGTGGTGCAGACTCAGCAGCTGATTTTGGTTGTGGTGTTTCTTCGATTTCTTCTTCAACAATTCCTAAACGTTCTTTTTCATGAGCCACATATTTTTCAGCTTCTAATGAAGCGATGGCTCCATCAGCGACTGCTGTAACAACTTGGCGCAATACTTTCGGACGTAAATCTCCTGCTGCATAGACCCCTTCAACACTTGTGTGCATGTTTTCATCAGTGATGATGTATCCCCATTTATCCATATCAACTAAACCGTTAAATACTTTCGTTTGTGGCACGTATCCTGCGAAGATGAAGATACCGAATGTTTCGTCTTCAGCTGCCACGTGTTCAAATGTTTCTTGTGTTTGGTTGTTAATGAACTTCACACGACGTAATAATTCATCTCCTGTTGCCTCAACGATTTCAGTGTTGAATTTAACTTCGATTTTTTGATGAGCTAACACTTTATCAGCGATTGTTTTTGCACATGTGAATTCTGGCTCACGAGCGATAACTGTTACTTTACGAGCGAAACGAGTTAAGAAGATTGCTTCTTCAGCTGCCGCGAATCC is a window from the Turicibacter bilis genome containing:
- a CDS encoding glycosyltransferase family 2 protein, with translation MAKKISIIVPCYNEEETVRTFYNEVRKVVASLDYYFEIVYVNDGSRDQTVNEVLKLREEDKSVTLIDFSRNFGKESAILAGLEYSKEADAAVVMDVDLQDPPELLPKMIKYWEQGFDNISTRRKNRDGEPPIRSFFANAFYKIINAISHVEFVDGARDYRLLSKRAVNDLISLKETNRFSKGLFQWIGYDGVCIEFEHVDRSAGETKWNFMKLVNYAIEGITAFSNTPLRLATYTGIIIAFIAFLFLLYTFISTLLFGNNTAGWSSLICILLFLGGVQLIFLGIIGEYIGRIYNEVKQRPAYIVKSIINEQVEE
- a CDS encoding DUF6056 family protein, encoding MVKKISKNIIFFIKSEYLPFVILLGLMFLLHLYIGGNTGDDTFFSAILDNQGLFEFLNGRYHQWASRLIIEAALVSISPHENLWRVIDIFMIMLLVISISKIFIRTNKKYLNSILCALFLCYPFIHMYSAGWIATTLNYLWPLAFGMYSLIPLSKIIYGEKIRTYEYITSCLALLIAANVEQMAAILTGVYLLFVIYLLMNKKTSKFIIIQFVISVASLLFILTCPGNANRLTSEIKTWFPDFEMLSTTMKIQLGVLDTLSHFFLRSNILMSVFTGILLINVWNKCKVMYKRLISGVPFITCLIFGWGSMLLQQQFPWYSELLDSILVYKYDINILKIYLVILFLLIVVVCILFSIYIIFGFSWMTLLSYIILGAGFVARVIMGFSPTLYASSTRTYIFFYFSLIITSLLLIENLSLTNKKRYLCSIFLVVVGVGVYSYNVLMQMVMGM
- a CDS encoding IS66 family transposase, translated to MFKSPKHDNLEASNNLPEQAMRPLAIGRKNCLFSISIKGATANAIAYTIIQTAKSNGVLALNIVNHLSLLINGNYSIGISKLLILKKPNMDFIRNPDMLVDFLPWRKTSKRFVSNDIK
- a CDS encoding FAD-dependent oxidoreductase, whose product is MKTIYDVIVIGGGAAGMSAGIYSGRAKMKTLVLEQGSVGGQAKTTNEIVNYPGVRHTTGPKLMEEMHLQAEDFGVKFAQAEVLEAKLEGEIKVLKTTNGDYETRSVIIATGATPRTLGFPGEAEYRGRGVAYCATCDGEFYTGLEVFVIGAGFAAAEEAIFLTRFARKVTVIAREPEFTCAKTIADKVLAHQKIEVKFNTEIVEATGDELLRRVKFINNQTQETFEHVAAEDETFGIFIFAGYVPQTKVFNGLVDMDKWGYIITDENMHTSVEGVYAAGDLRPKVLRQVVTAVADGAIASLEAEKYVAHEKERLGIVEEEIEETPQPKSAAESAPQAQQVAQGGRSALLNDALRGQIATVLGRMENNVTLVTIVDPTNEKSIELRDLVIDIANLGDKLEAVVKTKGEDAALEAKVNADKFPVVALIDKDGNYAGVKFHGVPGGHELNSFLLAIYNLAGPGQALDASVLEAIQAIDKKVNIKVAVSLSCHLCPDVVVGAQRIAIENPNVEAEMLDIANFPELKTKHKVMSVPCMIVNDEKVTFGSKSIQDMLNFIA